In Juglans microcarpa x Juglans regia isolate MS1-56 chromosome 1S, Jm3101_v1.0, whole genome shotgun sequence, the genomic stretch AGTGGAGACGTCGTCGCCATCGACAAGGCCTCCGGGAAGATCACGAAGCTCGGGAGGTCCTTCTCTCGATCCAGGGACTACGATGCCATGGGACCCCAGACCAAGTTCGTGCAGTGTCCCGATGGGGAGCTCCAGAAGCGTAAGGAAGTCGTGCATTGCGTAACGCTTCACGAGATCGATGTCATCAATAGCAGGTAAGTGGTGCTCTTTGAAAAGCAGAAGAAGGTGTCTTGTGCAAAGTTTGATGCTTTGGTATTATCATAAGTATGAAAATGAGAAGCAAAAGAAGTTTTCTTGTGCAGAGCTagatttgtttgaatttttctatatcAATTTTCGTTAGAATGAATTTTCATGTAATCTTGAGCCTATGTTGGTGGCTGCCCTGTTGCTTGCTTTCGTTGTTGTACCGTTGGTTCTGTTTACCACGGCCATAaccaccattgaatttctacaGTTGCACTCTATATTTTGTTTGCTGTATTATTTCTAGGTAGAGAAGCGAAAAACTTCTTTCCCCTACTCTCGAAATTAAGATAAACAAGGGTACCTGGTCTCTTTAACTAaggcctctttttttttttcgtagatgagatgaattgagataaaagttaaaagttgaataaaatgatgttggaatatatattttttaatattatttttgttttgggattgaaaaagttgaattgtttattttttttttttgcgggaatttgggaaagttgtaattattagatgagatgagatgagatgagaatgtttgtgaaaacAACAAGGCCTTAAGTCTTAATTCTATGCCTATTGAGCTTTATTGATACCTGACGTAGTTTTAATCACAGTTGTGGTGAATAACAAGCTGCGGTTAAGTGATTAGAGCTCAAGTTTGGCTTCTTGAATTGCTTTGCCGCTTATTTAGTGTTAAATCAAGCTTTGATATGCTCATATTATAAGGATTCAAATTTAAGGGCATCTGTGTTTTGGAAGAAAGAGGATGTTAGCTTCTTTTGGAAGTAAAACAGTACGAATCTCGCAATCATAGAAATGAAATTGAGAATTCAATTTATTGTAGAActtattactctttataagagAACATGCCTACTCATGTTATCGTCTTCTCTTTTTGGCTAGATGCTTTCTTGACAACTGGTTGTATTgaagattatttcttttttcccacCATAGATCAAGCTAAGGTGTTGCTTCTTGTTGGCTGCTGGTTAATTTTCCTGTTTTTATCTCTGACTGTCTTATCCATCAATTTCAGGACACAGGGATTTCTGGCTCTTTTCACCGGTGATACTGGTGAAATCCGTGCAGAAGTGAGGGAACAAATTGACACAAAGGTGGCTGAGTGGAGAGAGGAAGGGAAGGCAGAGATGATACCTGGTGTTCTCTTCATTGATGAGGTGCACATGCTTGACATTGAatgcttttcttttctgaatcgtgctttggagaatgagatggcTCCCATATTAGTTGTCGCTACAAACAGAGGGATCACCACAATCCGAGGCACAAATTACAAATCCCCACACGGGATTCCAATAGATCTCCTCGATCGCCTACTTATTATCACAACCCAGCCTTACACAGAGGATGAAATCCGCAAGATTTTAGACATCAGGTGCCAAGAGGAAGATGTGGAAATGTCTGAAGAGGCAAAATGTTTGTTGACCAAAATTGGGGTAGAAACATCATTGAGATACGCCATTCATCTCATTACAGCTGCTGCATTGGCTTGCCTGAAGCGGAAGGGAAAGATTGTGGAGATGGAAGACATTAACCGGGTTTATCATCTGTTTTTGGATGTGAAGAGATCAACACAGTACTTGATAGAGTTTCAGAACCAGTACATCAATGAAACTGGAGATGGTGACGAAGATGATGCCAATACAATGGTTTCCTGAAGTTGTTTTTGACTTAAAATTGGTCGTCTTTTTTTCATCCGTGTTTGCTAGTTTTCTATGTGCAGGCCGAGTAGTTTATCTTTTGGGTGCAGTATCTGCAGCATGTTTGTAAGAGGCTCTTGCAATTGTATGGCGAGATGCTTGTTCTGTATACCTGCACGTTTTGTTTGTGGACATATAGTATGCATGATCTAGCTATTAGACTCTTTTGGCGTTCCACAAAAGCAGAAATGAGGCGATCACTTGGATGCATGATCCCTTAAAAAGTTCACAAAGTTGTGAATAGTCTTGGAGTCCTGGAAAATGCTACTACCAGTACCAGAAGTGGACTTGGACCGTATCGAACTTTTTTCGGGATCCATTTTATCGGCTACTATcggagaagagaaagaaacattGACATATGTTAATGTCATTCAGGCATGATACAAGGTCCATATGGCTGCTTAGCAGGCGATTCTGTATGTTAAAGAAACATCCGCTCATCCATATGTCAGTCAATATaggaaagagaaatgttttaatcaAAAAGAGATCccgtgaaaataaattttattgacgaagtttcatataataattttgagGTGTTAACACAGAGGGAAAGAACTCCTCAGTCACAATCTAAAACTAAATTTCTTCTCCCCTTTGGC encodes the following:
- the LOC121247849 gene encoding ruvB-like 2, producing MAELKLSENRDLTRIERIGAHSHIRGLGLDSALEPRQVSEGMVGQAAARKAAGVILQMIKEGKIAGRAVLLAGQPGTGKTAIAMGMAKSLGLETPFAMLAGSELFSLEMSKTEALMQAFRKAIGVRIKEETEVIEGEVVEIQIDRPAVSGAASKTGKLTLKTTEMETVYDLGAKMIEALGKEKVQSGDVVAIDKASGKITKLGRSFSRSRDYDAMGPQTKFVQCPDGELQKRKEVVHCVTLHEIDVINSRTQGFLALFTGDTGEIRAEVREQIDTKVAEWREEGKAEMIPGVLFIDEVHMLDIECFSFLNRALENEMAPILVVATNRGITTIRGTNYKSPHGIPIDLLDRLLIITTQPYTEDEIRKILDIRCQEEDVEMSEEAKCLLTKIGVETSLRYAIHLITAAALACLKRKGKIVEMEDINRVYHLFLDVKRSTQYLIEFQNQYINETGDGDEDDANTMVS